The proteins below are encoded in one region of Campylobacter concisus:
- a CDS encoding DUF2325 domain-containing protein — MSVLVIGADEITPIKAVLHDLGAEKIEHWDARNENRVNRKPIPQDTECVVMLTSFLNHNTMKTIKTQAKKRNIPIVCAKRSVSCVFCEYCKVFGLDKEFGCKE; from the coding sequence ATGTCAGTTTTAGTTATCGGTGCAGATGAGATAACGCCTATCAAGGCAGTTTTACATGATTTGGGAGCTGAGAAGATAGAGCACTGGGATGCTAGAAATGAAAATCGCGTAAATCGCAAGCCAATCCCTCAAGATACCGAGTGCGTGGTGATGCTAACTAGTTTTTTAAACCACAACACGATGAAGACTATTAAAACTCAAGCAAAAAAGAGAAATATTCCAATTGTTTGTGCAAAAAGAAGCGTTAGTTGCGTATTTTGCGAGTACTGCAAGGTCTTTGGGCTAGATAAGGAATTTGGATGCAAAGAATAA